A region from the Meiothermus sp. CFH 77666 genome encodes:
- the cobO gene encoding cob(I)yrinic acid a,c-diamide adenosyltransferase — translation MEEPKREKPYQKPSGERRGLVLVYTGEGKGKTTAALGLVLRAVGRGFRARVFQFMKHEQAAFGEHRALERLGVAIEGLGDGFSWKSKDLEKSAALAYAGWQKARAELLSGAYFLVVWDEISYPIRYGWIPLEEVLLALKEKPREAHVVLTGRGMPKEILELADTVSEVRKVKHAFDAGVPAQRGIEH, via the coding sequence GTGGAAGAGCCAAAGCGGGAAAAGCCCTACCAGAAGCCCAGCGGGGAGCGGCGGGGGCTGGTGCTGGTCTACACCGGCGAGGGCAAGGGCAAGACCACCGCCGCCCTGGGGCTGGTGCTGCGGGCGGTGGGCCGAGGCTTTCGGGCCCGTGTCTTCCAGTTCATGAAGCACGAGCAGGCAGCCTTTGGCGAGCACCGGGCTTTAGAGCGGCTGGGGGTGGCGATTGAGGGCCTGGGCGACGGGTTTAGCTGGAAGTCCAAAGACCTAGAGAAGTCGGCGGCGCTGGCCTACGCCGGGTGGCAAAAAGCTCGAGCGGAATTGCTTTCTGGCGCCTACTTCCTGGTGGTCTGGGACGAGATCAGCTACCCCATCCGCTATGGCTGGATTCCCTTAGAGGAGGTGCTCTTGGCGCTCAAAGAAAAACCCAGGGAAGCACACGTGGTGCTCACCGGGCGGGGCATGCCGAAGGAGATCCTCGAGCTGGCCGACACCGTGAGCGAAGTGAGGAAGGTCAAGCACGCCTTCGACGCAGGAGTGCCGGCCCAGCGGGGCATCGAGCACTGA
- a CDS encoding iron ABC transporter permease — protein sequence MQGPAKPTAVWPSFGLLARRGLTFAGLLLLLGLALVLGVGQGAVYVPPTEVVAALLGERENPIITELRLPRVLGAMLVGAALGLAGAAYQGLFRNPLADPYLMGVAAGASFGFTLTLSLSGLLAGFGAGLFFASLPTTAALGAFLGAVLAVVLTLTLAGGAQSGLHLILAGVVVGSVLTGLSTLILLLDTDRIREVFSYTLGSLSFMGWRGVGMLAMGLAVALPIVWGLARALNALSLGEETARSLGLPLSSLRLLLIALSTLLTALSVVQAGIIGFVGFVAPHALRQLVGGDYRYLLPASALGGALLLTLADWAARVVVRPAELPVGVITTLLGGPFFLYLLWRARRGLQWG from the coding sequence ATGCAGGGGCCGGCAAAGCCCACGGCCGTCTGGCCGTCTTTTGGCCTGCTGGCCAGGCGCGGCCTCACCTTCGCGGGACTCTTGCTGCTGCTGGGTCTGGCCCTGGTGCTGGGGGTGGGGCAGGGCGCGGTCTACGTGCCCCCCACCGAGGTGGTGGCGGCCCTGCTGGGCGAGCGCGAAAATCCCATCATCACCGAGCTGCGCCTGCCCAGGGTGCTGGGGGCCATGCTGGTAGGGGCCGCGCTGGGCCTCGCGGGGGCGGCCTATCAGGGCCTTTTTCGCAACCCCCTGGCCGACCCCTACCTGATGGGGGTGGCCGCCGGGGCCTCTTTCGGCTTCACCCTAACCCTGAGTCTGAGCGGCCTTCTGGCGGGCTTTGGCGCAGGCCTCTTCTTCGCCAGCCTGCCCACCACCGCGGCCCTGGGCGCCTTTTTAGGTGCGGTGCTGGCGGTGGTGCTCACGCTCACCCTGGCCGGGGGCGCCCAGAGCGGCCTGCACCTGATTCTGGCCGGGGTGGTGGTGGGTAGCGTGCTTACCGGTCTTTCTACCCTGATTTTACTTCTCGATACCGACCGCATCCGAGAGGTCTTCAGCTACACCCTGGGCAGCCTCAGCTTTATGGGCTGGCGGGGCGTAGGAATGTTGGCGATGGGACTCGCTGTAGCCTTGCCGATCGTGTGGGGCCTGGCCCGGGCCCTGAACGCCCTCTCCCTGGGCGAGGAGACCGCCCGCAGCCTGGGTCTGCCCCTCTCGAGCCTGCGGCTGCTGCTGATCGCTCTTTCTACCCTGCTTACCGCCCTCTCGGTGGTACAGGCCGGCATCATCGGCTTTGTGGGCTTTGTGGCTCCGCACGCCTTGCGGCAGCTGGTGGGAGGCGACTACCGGTATCTCCTGCCCGCCTCGGCCCTGGGCGGGGCTCTGCTCCTCACCCTGGCCGACTGGGCCGCGCGGGTGGTGGTGCGGCCCGCCGAGCTGCCCGTAGGGGTAATCACCACCCTTTTGGGGGGGCCCTTTTTCCTCTACCTGCTCTGGCGGGCCAGGCGGGGCCTTCAATGGGGCTAA
- a CDS encoding ABC transporter substrate-binding protein: MKRLLLVTMMALAGLAWAQAPLTIRNCGLELKISAPPKRAVTMNQAATEILLALGLQDRMVGTAYLDDAILPEYASAYAKVPVLAKQYPSREVLLGVQPDFVYGSYASAFGRDAAGPRAELVRLGIIPYLSPMACEDRSLRPRQTTFEDVYGEILDIGRIFGVESRARAMVARMRSQGLKARVAAAGQTPLRVLWYDSGTDKPYVGACCGAPGMIMRQLGVRNVFADAPGSWAEVSWESVVAREIDVIVVIEADWSKAEDKIRYLTTNPTFANIKAVREKRFITIPFSYTTPGVRNALALKLLSEKLYPRQ, encoded by the coding sequence ATGAAAAGGTTACTGCTCGTTACGATGATGGCCCTGGCCGGGCTGGCCTGGGCCCAGGCACCCTTGACCATCAGGAACTGTGGCCTCGAGCTCAAAATCAGCGCACCGCCCAAGCGGGCCGTGACCATGAACCAGGCCGCCACCGAGATCCTGCTGGCCCTGGGGCTGCAAGACCGGATGGTGGGCACGGCCTACCTCGATGACGCCATTTTGCCCGAGTATGCCAGCGCCTACGCCAAGGTGCCGGTGCTGGCCAAGCAGTATCCCTCGCGTGAGGTGCTGCTGGGGGTTCAGCCCGACTTCGTGTACGGTTCCTACGCCAGCGCCTTCGGCAGGGACGCCGCGGGCCCCCGCGCCGAGCTGGTCAGGCTGGGCATCATACCCTATCTCAGCCCCATGGCCTGCGAGGATCGCAGCCTGCGCCCCCGGCAGACCACGTTTGAGGATGTATACGGGGAAATACTGGATATTGGTCGCATCTTTGGGGTGGAGAGCCGGGCCAGGGCCATGGTTGCCCGGATGCGCAGCCAGGGTTTGAAGGCGCGGGTCGCTGCCGCGGGGCAGACCCCTCTGCGGGTGCTCTGGTACGATAGCGGCACCGATAAGCCTTACGTGGGCGCGTGCTGCGGAGCCCCTGGGATGATTATGCGCCAGCTTGGGGTGCGTAACGTGTTTGCCGATGCCCCGGGCTCCTGGGCCGAGGTGAGCTGGGAAAGCGTGGTGGCGCGGGAAATTGACGTGATTGTAGTGATCGAAGCGGACTGGTCAAAGGCTGAGGATAAGATTCGCTACCTGACCACCAATCCCACCTTCGCTAACATCAAGGCGGTGCGGGAAAAACGCTTCATCACCATTCCCTTCAGCTACACTACCCCCGGGGTGCGCAACGCGCTGGCCCTCAAGCTGCTCTCCGAGAAGCTCTACCCGAGGCAATGA
- a CDS encoding ABC transporter substrate-binding protein → MKQIVILLSAVFLSLAFAQFPRTVTDDQGRTLTLPKAPQRIVTMLPSATETICSLSEEACKRIVATDQFSNWPERVKGLPKAGGLINPNPELIISLKPDLVIVNSPRIVEPLERAGIPVYITRPQTYADIFRTARAYGELLGLRAEAERLVARIQTEVFALESRAVKARVRPLVYYEIDPTPYTAGPGSFIGVLIQKARGQNIIPAELGNFPKISPELVVQQKPQVIVVTHPEVAAIKNRPGWAGLPAVQQNRICAFSGEATDLLSRPGPRVAQGLKLLIECLHPELR, encoded by the coding sequence ATGAAACAAATCGTTATCCTGCTGTCCGCGGTTTTCCTGAGCCTTGCTTTTGCCCAGTTTCCCCGCACCGTCACCGACGACCAGGGCCGCACCCTCACGTTGCCCAAGGCCCCACAACGCATCGTGACCATGCTGCCCTCGGCCACCGAGACCATCTGCAGTCTCTCGGAGGAGGCCTGCAAGCGCATTGTGGCCACCGACCAGTTTTCCAACTGGCCCGAGCGGGTGAAGGGCCTGCCCAAGGCGGGGGGCCTCATCAACCCCAACCCTGAGCTGATCATCTCGCTCAAGCCCGATCTGGTGATTGTGAACTCGCCCCGCATCGTGGAGCCCCTCGAGCGGGCGGGTATCCCGGTCTACATCACGCGTCCGCAAACCTACGCCGACATCTTTCGCACCGCCCGGGCTTACGGCGAGCTACTCGGTCTGAGAGCCGAGGCCGAGCGGCTAGTAGCCCGCATCCAGACCGAGGTCTTCGCGCTGGAAAGCCGGGCCGTCAAGGCCAGGGTACGCCCCCTGGTCTACTACGAGATCGACCCCACCCCCTACACTGCCGGGCCGGGCTCCTTCATCGGCGTGTTGATCCAAAAAGCCAGAGGGCAGAACATCATCCCGGCCGAGCTGGGCAACTTCCCCAAGATCAGCCCCGAACTGGTGGTGCAGCAAAAGCCCCAGGTGATCGTGGTCACCCACCCCGAGGTAGCGGCCATCAAGAACCGCCCCGGCTGGGCCGGCCTCCCGGCGGTGCAGCAGAACCGTATCTGCGCCTTTAGCGGCGAGGCCACCGACCTGCTCTCCCGTCCCGGCCCTAGGGTGGCGCAGGGGCTCAAACTTTTGATCGAGTGCCTCCACCCGGAGCTTCGCTAG
- a CDS encoding iron ABC transporter permease: MKFSFTHWMLVLGLLLLSSITLAVMLGPVPIAAGEVWRIAWHRLGGHLEPTWSAAQENIVWYLRFPRVLLGVVVGASLAVAGVVMQALVRNPLADPYLLGVSGGASTGAVLALATGWLGFAGLYGVSIGAFVGSLASLGLVLALARLGGQMSPTRLILAGVAVAYLFSGLTSLITLTGERELARAALSWLLGSLSGSQWRDLGLPSLVLLLCTLALLFSSRALNAIAIGDETATTLGLEVPRLRLGLILLASLLTAVAVAVAGAVGFIGLMLPHMARFLSGADHRRLLPTAALLGGLFTIWVDVGARMLFAPQEVPLGVITALLGAPFFLWLMLTRREVR; this comes from the coding sequence ATGAAGTTCTCCTTCACGCACTGGATGCTGGTGCTGGGCTTGCTACTGCTGTCTTCCATAACCTTGGCGGTCATGCTGGGACCGGTGCCCATCGCCGCTGGGGAGGTCTGGCGGATCGCCTGGCACCGGCTGGGGGGGCACCTCGAGCCCACCTGGAGTGCGGCGCAGGAGAACATCGTGTGGTACCTGCGCTTTCCCCGGGTCTTGCTGGGGGTAGTGGTTGGAGCCTCGCTGGCGGTGGCCGGGGTGGTGATGCAGGCCCTGGTACGCAATCCCCTGGCCGACCCCTACCTGCTGGGCGTGAGCGGCGGCGCCTCCACCGGGGCGGTGCTGGCCCTGGCCACCGGCTGGTTGGGGTTTGCCGGGCTATATGGCGTCTCCATCGGGGCCTTTGTGGGTTCCCTGGCCAGCCTGGGGCTGGTCTTGGCGCTGGCCCGCCTGGGGGGACAGATGAGCCCGACCCGGCTCATTCTGGCCGGCGTGGCCGTGGCTTATCTGTTCTCAGGGTTGACCAGCCTGATCACCCTGACCGGAGAACGCGAGCTGGCCCGGGCGGCCCTGTCCTGGCTGCTTGGCAGCCTTTCGGGCAGCCAGTGGCGCGATTTGGGGTTACCCAGTCTTGTGCTTTTGCTTTGCACCCTGGCATTGCTTTTCTCTAGCCGGGCCCTCAACGCCATCGCCATAGGCGACGAGACGGCTACTACCCTGGGCCTCGAGGTGCCTCGCCTGCGCCTGGGCCTTATCCTGCTGGCCTCGCTGCTGACCGCGGTGGCCGTGGCTGTGGCCGGTGCGGTGGGGTTTATCGGGCTGATGCTACCCCACATGGCCCGTTTTCTGAGCGGGGCCGACCATCGTCGCCTGCTACCTACCGCCGCCTTGCTGGGCGGCCTGTTCACCATCTGGGTGGATGTGGGCGCGCGGATGCTCTTTGCACCGCAGGAGGTTCCGTTAGGGGTGATCACCGCTTTGCTGGGAGCTCCATTTTTTCTGTGGCTGATGCTCACCCGGCGGGAGGTACGATGA